The following nucleotide sequence is from Pristiophorus japonicus isolate sPriJap1 chromosome 12, sPriJap1.hap1, whole genome shotgun sequence.
tgtcttgatatcctttttttgatctcttcttctaatgtcatgtccaccttgtTGGTCTCCCTGGCAAAAACTGAGGCAAAATAACTTTGATATTACTGCCATTTCACTataattacctgtgagtttatcttctGCATCCCTTagttatatttttaaccaataagggaattaagggttatagggagcaggcaggtaagtggagctgagtccacggccagatcagccatgatcttgttgaatggcggagcaggctcgaggggctagatggcctactcctgttcctaattcttatgttcttatgtttttagtaGCCTTACCCCATCTTAATTTTCTTTTAATTATTTATTTGTTTATGGTATACATTACCGTTTCTTTATTCTTTGATTATTTCCTGTTataattcctctttgccttcctaattgtatgtttttaaacttctttcctaatctcttcatattcccttttgtcatccctATTCACAATGAGACATTTGAGTAATCCAGGATATTTTGAATCTCTAATTAAGCTGCCATCCAATATGTCTTTCTTTATTACGTTTATATTTATGTGGCTGCAGTAAAACATGTTGGATTTCAAAATAAAATGTGGACATAATTCATTTTAAAAGGAATTTTCTTTTGATCAAATATTCCCTCAAATATAGCTTGAGGCAATTAACACCACATTATTAGGTGAGAGAGAAACATCGAAACTGAAGAAAAGATACAACATGACTAGCTACAAAATAAAACTGAAGTAAGCTGGAAAAGTTTTAACTCACCCCAGTCTTTTCCCCATAATTGTCTGCAGAAATTTTCTAGCAGAAATCTGGCCCAGGACCTTCCTGTAGGTGTTGGTGAATATTGCGTccgcgtgcctttcagttctgaatGTACAAATAGACAGCAATGACTCTTAAAGCCACATTGAAATAAATTAACTTACAATAAAGTGgcataagtttttttttaagtaaacTCCATGGAACAAGCAGACCACAATCTGAGAAGCATTTCATGTTTTTTTTCATAATATACATTTTAATCATTGCCCATTAGAACCGAAATGGGCTGAACACATCAGCACTGTAACTAAGGCGAGAACATATAGCAACAAACGTGCACAGTGATCCTGCTTATGTTGAAACAGTGAAAGGAAAACTGACCTCCCAACATTTTATACTGTCTCTAATACACAGAGATGCATAAACATTGATATTGCCCAGAAAGTTGGACTGTAGAAATGAGGAAAAGTCATTTAGCCAGAGTGGTGGTTTAGTTTGGTTATCTAACAAACACTACTGGACATGAATTATAGAAAGTTATGGTACAGAAGGgttccattcggcccattgtgtctgtgccagccaaaaaagagctatccagcctactcccactttccagttcttggtctgtagccgtgtaggttacagcacttcaagtgcacatccaagtactttttaaatgtactgaaggtttctgcctctaccaccctttcaggcagtgggttcagacccccaccatcctctgggtgaaaaaggttctcctcaactcccctccttttatcaattactttaaatctatgacccctgattattgactcctctgctaagggaaatagatcctttctatccactctatcccctCATaagtctcccatcagcctcctctattccaaagaaaacaaccccagtctatccaatctttcctcataactaaaattatccagtcctggcaacatccttgtatatctcctctgtacttgTTTTGGTGCCATCACATCAACGCCAGAACTTACCTCTCAAGGTGTTGAGAGGAGCGATAGTTTATCTGTATAATGAATTGGTGAACCCGTTTATAATTGGTtataaatcagaaaatgctggaaatctcagcaggtcaggcagcatctgtggagaggaagcagagttaacgtttctggtcgatgacgaagggtttgatgaagggtcattgacccgaaacgttaactctgcttcctccacAGATGcctcctgacctgttgagatttccagcattttctgttttcattccagattccagcatttgcagtattttgcttttataattgGTTATACACAGCACAGAGGAAGCCTACCCCGAAGAGGGTTAAATGGTGAATGGGGCAGTTAAGTAGAATTGCTGTTAAATACACAGATTAGGTATAAACGTGTCTATTAAAAAGCATTTTTTGGGCTGACATTGTCTGGGCTCACCGTTTTCCGGCGGAGTCCAGGGCGGACTCATTGTCCTCATAGACCCCTCCAGCTTGGGCAACGCCGCTCTCCTCTGCTGGGGAGCTGAGCAATCTCCCCAGGGTCGACCTTTCTTCAAATCTACAACCAGAGACAAAGAAGCGCCCTCTTTAATCTTTAATCCTTAATCCAGCACAACATCGATTAATCAATCACATGAAGCAGGCTATGGATAGCAATCCGTAACTAAGCCTAAATATACTTTGAAGTCTAAATTATTAAAATGTGATTGCACATCAACCAATTATGTACCATTTATCTATTGATGTTTAAGTGATTAATCATATCCATGTCTTAGGGATTCAAAACGTGTATTTCCCATCTATTCATATAGCAATAAGAATTGGTAAATCATGTTTGAGTAAGAAATGAAACAAATATTAGTATTTGTTATACTGTATTCTCGATTGTACTTACGTTTCTGCAACAGTACGACTGTTAAGATGACTCTGTGAGCAGTGGCGTTTTATCCCCAATGAAAACGCACTTGTTTGTTTGACTTTCGCCAGTTCAGATTGTATAAAGCCCACATCAAAACCAGTAAACACAGGGCGGCGTTAACCAGAGGCTACACAATAACAGAACCATATAGCACAAGTAGGGGAAATGATACTTTGTGACTGGAGAAACACACAGGTATTGTTTTTGTAACGTAACATGATTGGACTCCCAATCCAATCCAAAATACAAACAGGTTAAAGTTATGAAACTTTGTAGCTAATTTAACTTCAAGCAGGGTTATATTTAAAATGTCAACATTCTTTCTAATACTCTCAGATTATCCTGTAGAAGTAGGAGCGGTTTGTTGTACAATTCTGCAGAATGTTATACATGTGACCCATTGACTTACGCAATCTATAGTACAACCACTATCGCCAAACCCACCTTAACGCTGGATACACCGGTGAACATACTGTGTGTACAGTCAGGCAGCAGAACACCAGGAGGGAGGCTTTGCCCAGCATCGTCTATTACACAGAAGAAACGTAACCTAGATTTAGTAACACCGTCGAGAAATAAGAAAAGGTTTAAAATGACATAGAATTGTCTAAACCTTTGCTAAAAAGTTTGATGTGTAAGTGGTGGCACGATATAGCTTACCGCTGTGGTTTTCGGTAATGACACGGCGGGTTGGGTTGAGTCGAGTCGAGTCTGCCGCTGTTGGCGTGCTCGGTGCTTTAAAAGCGGTTCCCTTCACAGCTGAATTTATAGTGCTGCCGAAGTCCCGCAATCGTTCAACAATAACCAGACCCGCTgtcgggaggagggagggggcggtggTTACACTCAACAGGCGTCATCCACCCGACTTGAAATGCAAATAACTTACATTTCggatttacagaaatacttatttgTACGCACCTTCTGAATATTTATCTTTCTGTGGTAAAGTATCGAAGGCATTGCTATATACCTGTTGCTCAAAGCAGTTTATTAATAGATACAAAGATACTTCGAACTACTTATTTTTCTTTTGCGACATAATTTGACTACGAAACATCATAGATTATACAAGCTGCATAAGAAACATTGTTGTTGGTTATCGTACCTCACCTGCAAGGTTCtaaaagttggggggggggggtgtacttGAGAAGTTAAATCTTTATACTAACAATTTACAGTGCTCCAAAGTTAGGTAAGTAAAACGGACAAAAAAAAAGCAGAGATACAAAGAAAAActatgaatgctggaaatctgaaataaagacaagtGTTGGAAATGCGCAGCGGATCTGTCTAAAAATAGAAAACTACACCCCAAACTTATTTTTTTTCTACATTTTAAAATTTCAAATAGATTCCAGAATAGAAAAAGAATGAAGATGATTCTCCTCTGCGAAGAATACGTGTGTGAAAAGAAGCTGTCTACTGATGGATTATAATCATCATCTTCTGAAACCGAGTAAGGAATGTACAACTAATATTTCTCAGCGGAATAGTAACTGTTCATCACACGGCAACCTGAAGTGTATTTACAGCTAGATGATAATTTAAACATTGACTATTAAAAGTATGCACAGAGTACCATACATTCATCGTTTTTTTTTAGAAAGTCGTCAAATAGGGCAGGAGAACGTTCCGAAATTGAAAGATTTCGCCTTAGGTTTTAATTATGTTTTGCTCTGCTATCCCAAATTACCCCTTCTTCAATAAGATATTGAAGATATTCTGTGCACTTCTCGGGATACTGACTGTCCATACTGTGTGTACTTGGAATGGTGGCATTACTGGTACGTCAGCGCCAGTGAAGGGAAGGGGCGTCTCAATCTACGATGATTTTGAATGAAATTAAATATAGTGCTTCCAAATTATTTAATGTATTTCCTATTTATTATAAAACTAGTGATTTAAGGGTAAATTCATAAATTCAAGATAAAAGTTctcggaattgggggtaatatattagcatggatagaggattggctaactaacagaaaacagagagtcaggataaatgggtcattttccagttggcaaacagtaactagtggggtgctgcagggatcggtgctggggcctcaactatttacaatctatattaatgacttggatgaagggactgaatgtaatgtagccaaatttgctgatgatacaaagatgggtgggagaacaaattgtgaggaggatacaaaaaacctgcaaaggatatagacaggctaagtgagtgggcaaacatttggcagatggagt
It contains:
- the LOC139277076 gene encoding glucagon family neuropeptides-like; protein product: MLGKASLLVFCCLTVHTVCSPVYPALRFEERSTLGRLLSSPAEESGVAQAGGVYEDNESALDSAGKRTERHADAIFTNTYRKVLGQISARKFLQTIMGKRLGDSSLEEQPELLAKRHSDDIFTDTYSRYQRQMAIRKYLAAILGNQRLENINIRQLPEDIYAVLEADYGTNGN